One stretch of Roseibium sp. HPY-6 DNA includes these proteins:
- a CDS encoding GNAT family N-acetyltransferase codes for MSNTGMKFGDAFDGKWCMLRDMDPIEAHDLFKLRQNIFILEQTSLYQDIDGKDPEALHLIVHDKTSGVLVGTIRLMTEPETVTARIGRVAIAPEGRGTGLGRKLMEAGIEKAEALVEGCSIDLSAQAHLEKFYKSLGFETISAIYLEDGIPHVDMIRKGRAPG; via the coding sequence ATGAGTAACACCGGCATGAAGTTCGGCGATGCCTTTGACGGAAAATGGTGCATGCTGCGGGACATGGATCCCATCGAGGCGCACGACCTTTTCAAGCTGCGCCAGAATATCTTCATTCTCGAACAGACATCGCTTTATCAGGATATCGACGGCAAGGATCCCGAGGCGCTGCATCTCATTGTGCACGACAAAACCAGTGGCGTTCTTGTGGGAACGATACGCCTCATGACAGAGCCGGAAACGGTCACTGCGCGCATTGGCCGCGTCGCGATCGCACCCGAGGGGAGGGGAACCGGGCTCGGCCGCAAACTCATGGAAGCGGGCATCGAGAAAGCCGAGGCGCTTGTGGAGGGCTGCTCGATCGATCTGTCGGCCCAGGCCCATCTGGAAAAGTTCTACAAATCCCTTGGCTTTGAGACCATTTCGGCTATCTATCTTGAAGACGGGATACCGCATGTGGACATGATCCGCAAAGGCAGAGCGCCCGGTTAA